The following are from one region of the Methanobacterium veterum genome:
- a CDS encoding Coenzyme F420 hydrogenase/dehydrogenase, beta subunit C-terminal domain produces the protein MIQIGDKFYSNAVDNLIAEKGESGGSLTALYKFLLEEGIIDAVLTVKSGADIYDAVPVLIDNPEDLIESAGALHCGTLNMAVILEKYLGGAFDIKIAVTTKPCDAMAINELIKRGRIARKNIIMLGINCGGTLPPVPTIKMLKSHGIDPDTVLNEEISKGKFIIEIKGNKREKISIDELEEENNGRRENCRRCEFNIPRTADLAFGNWGVIDSSKNSFIEVLTDNGAKILDKASNKGILNLDKAPTGGIGVREKIDKIMVNQAKKWQEKMFSHVGGEFLAVLFKYENDLSRCIKCFACKDSCPICYCSDCSLKSEIPEWVNNTEVPPKPLFHMERLMHMVDSCINCGQCEDVCPADIPLSKISHEINVKLKEMFDYTPGINDELPPFSYFLIKRDKRFGG, from the coding sequence ATGATCCAGATAGGAGATAAATTTTATTCAAATGCCGTAGATAATCTAATAGCAGAAAAAGGAGAATCAGGCGGATCGTTAACAGCATTATACAAGTTTTTACTTGAAGAAGGAATCATAGATGCTGTTCTTACAGTTAAAAGCGGTGCAGATATCTATGACGCTGTCCCTGTTTTAATAGATAACCCTGAAGATTTAATAGAATCTGCAGGTGCCCTTCACTGCGGAACCCTTAATATGGCAGTTATACTTGAAAAATATCTTGGAGGCGCTTTTGATATTAAAATTGCAGTTACAACTAAACCATGTGATGCAATGGCCATCAATGAATTAATAAAGAGGGGTAGAATAGCCAGGAAAAATATTATCATGCTTGGAATTAACTGCGGCGGAACTTTGCCTCCAGTTCCCACCATAAAAATGCTAAAAAGTCATGGAATTGACCCTGACACGGTTCTTAATGAAGAAATAAGTAAGGGTAAATTTATAATTGAAATTAAAGGGAACAAAAGGGAAAAAATTAGTATAGATGAGCTGGAAGAAGAAAATAACGGTAGGAGAGAAAACTGCAGGAGGTGTGAATTCAACATACCTCGAACGGCAGATCTGGCATTTGGAAATTGGGGAGTAATTGACAGCAGCAAAAATAGTTTTATTGAAGTGCTAACTGACAATGGCGCTAAAATATTGGATAAAGCTTCAAATAAAGGTATATTAAACCTGGATAAGGCACCAACAGGTGGTATTGGGGTAAGGGAAAAAATTGATAAAATTATGGTAAACCAGGCTAAAAAGTGGCAGGAAAAAATGTTCAGCCACGTGGGGGGTGAATTTTTAGCTGTGCTCTTTAAATATGAAAATGATCTTTCGAGGTGCATTAAATGCTTTGCATGTAAAGACTCATGCCCCATATGTTACTGCAGCGACTGCAGCTTAAAATCTGAAATTCCGGAATGGGTAAATAATACAGAAGTCCCTCCTAAACCTTTATTTCACATGGAAAGACTTATGCACATGGTAGATTCATGTATAAACTGCGGGCAGTGTGAAGACGTATGTCCTGCAGATATCCCCCTATCTAAAATAAGTCATGAAATTAACGTTAAGTTAAAAGAAATGTTTGATTATACACCTGGAATAAATGATGAACTTCCACCATTTTCGTACTTTTTAATAAAAAGAGATAAGAGATTTGGGGGTTAA
- a CDS encoding STAS domain-containing protein translates to MKITEDIDDNICKLSLEGKLDAYHSTELEKCINKVIGDGCINLLLNFQRVDYISSSGLRVVLSSLKQLKKSGGKIILSNLHPYVMEVFEISGFKQIFEIYESEEEALKSFEV, encoded by the coding sequence ATGAAAATAACTGAAGATATAGATGATAACATATGCAAATTATCTTTAGAGGGTAAATTAGATGCATATCACTCCACTGAACTTGAAAAATGTATAAATAAAGTTATTGGAGACGGATGCATCAATTTATTGTTAAATTTTCAGAGAGTGGACTACATCAGCAGTTCAGGACTTAGAGTAGTACTTTCATCTTTAAAACAGCTTAAAAAATCAGGTGGTAAGATTATACTTTCCAACCTTCACCCTTATGTAATGGAGGTTTTTGAAATATCTGGATTTAAACAGATTTTTGAGATTTATGAAAGTGAAGAAGAAGCCTTAAAGTCATTTGAAGTTTAA
- a CDS encoding SpoIIE family protein phosphatase, producing the protein MITIELLLDLAEKICVILVIAYLITRTKIFHEVLDRKFTIKNMVFIILVFGALSIFGTYSGITINGAMGNVRDLGPMIAGLVGGPVAGLGAGLIGGLYRYFFLGGITTFPCSLSTVLAGLFAGIIYILNKRKFIGIIGSVLFAASMEAFHMILVLLLAKPYPEAFVIAQELSIPMIVSNALGMLIFAYFITNLAKERKTTKERDEYFDELQRKKYELEIAHEIQESFLPQEMPNLDGYDIFAINLPAKEVGGDFYDFIPISKDKIGVTIADVSGKSVPAALFMAVSRTILRAKAMGNSNAAEVIKDANKLIAEDSDTGMFVTLFYTILDLKNKTMEYVNAGHNNPVLFIRKTGTMECLNAKGIALGAIDTIELEEKQIYLESGDVIVFYTDGVTEAMNDKEEFFGQKKLYKLIKSYSNLSAEGMVNKIREEVISFSQNQSQFDDITLMVIKVK; encoded by the coding sequence ATGATCACAATAGAACTCTTATTAGATTTAGCAGAAAAGATATGTGTAATTTTAGTAATTGCATATCTGATAACCAGAACTAAAATTTTTCATGAAGTTCTGGACAGGAAATTTACCATTAAAAACATGGTATTTATCATCCTCGTTTTTGGTGCGCTCTCTATTTTCGGAACGTATTCTGGAATAACTATTAATGGGGCAATGGGAAACGTTAGAGACCTAGGACCCATGATAGCAGGGCTTGTTGGAGGCCCAGTGGCTGGTTTAGGTGCAGGACTTATTGGGGGGCTTTACAGATATTTCTTCTTAGGGGGAATCACTACATTTCCCTGTTCTTTATCTACAGTACTTGCAGGGCTTTTTGCAGGTATTATATACATCCTGAACAAGCGTAAATTCATCGGGATTATAGGTTCTGTATTGTTTGCAGCTTCCATGGAAGCATTTCACATGATTCTTGTTCTTTTACTTGCAAAACCATATCCTGAAGCATTTGTAATTGCACAAGAATTAAGTATACCTATGATAGTTTCTAATGCTCTGGGAATGCTTATATTTGCTTATTTCATCACCAATCTAGCTAAAGAAAGAAAAACAACTAAAGAAAGGGATGAATACTTTGACGAACTTCAAAGAAAGAAATATGAGCTTGAAATAGCTCATGAGATCCAGGAAAGCTTTTTGCCCCAGGAAATGCCAAATTTAGATGGTTATGACATTTTTGCCATAAATTTACCTGCAAAGGAAGTGGGCGGGGATTTCTATGATTTTATTCCAATTTCCAAAGACAAAATAGGAGTTACAATTGCGGATGTTTCTGGTAAAAGCGTTCCGGCAGCACTTTTTATGGCAGTTTCCAGAACAATTTTAAGGGCAAAGGCTATGGGGAACAGCAATGCTGCAGAAGTCATTAAAGACGCCAATAAACTTATAGCTGAAGATTCTGATACTGGAATGTTCGTTACCCTTTTTTATACCATACTTGACCTTAAAAATAAAACCATGGAATATGTAAATGCGGGACACAACAATCCAGTACTTTTTATAAGAAAAACTGGAACAATGGAATGTTTAAATGCTAAAGGAATAGCTTTAGGTGCTATAGACACGATAGAACTGGAAGAAAAGCAAATATATCTGGAAAGCGGTGATGTCATCGTCTTTTATACTGATGGAGTTACTGAGGCGATGAATGATAAAGAAGAATTTTTTGGCCAAAAAAAGCTGTATAAGTTAATTAAATCCTATTCTAACTTAAGCGCAGAGGGTATGGTCAATAAAATAAGGGAAGAGGTAATATCCTTCAGCCAGAATCAATCTCAATTCGATGACATCACTCTAATGGTTATAAAGGTGAAGTAA
- a CDS encoding ATP-binding protein produces the protein MVQCTALNISTKLEKIPILSKFIGNSMLKFGLGDYGQFQVQLAVEEAVTNIIKHGSLEVNDKISIKCQKRDNEIHIIIEDPGKPFNQKDVCEPDLKISPLKRDPGGLGIYFIKKYMDKINYTYKDGKNILTLIKYIK, from the coding sequence GTGGTTCAATGTACTGCCCTGAATATAAGTACTAAACTGGAAAAAATTCCCATTTTATCAAAGTTCATAGGTAATTCCATGCTTAAATTTGGTTTAGGGGACTATGGGCAATTTCAGGTTCAACTGGCAGTTGAAGAAGCTGTGACAAATATAATAAAACACGGAAGTCTTGAAGTAAATGATAAAATCAGTATTAAATGTCAAAAAAGGGATAATGAAATTCATATTATAATTGAGGACCCTGGCAAGCCGTTTAATCAAAAAGATGTTTGCGAACCTGACTTAAAAATTTCACCTTTAAAACGGGATCCTGGTGGTTTGGGGATTTATTTCATTAAAAAATACATGGATAAAATTAATTATACATATAAAGATGGAAAGAATATATTAACCCTGATAAAATACATTAAATGA
- a CDS encoding TrmB family transcriptional regulator, whose protein sequence is MMFDEKMLSSLKKLGLTNYGAKTYIVITNFGPVDASNIAKEANIPRTKIYDVLNKLEDQGWINVEHGRPMLFTARDPRNIIDERRSNLFTEIDALLGEMSMMYDQQIKKEIPKVWLIHGKANITAKSLDIISKAKKSVMMTGDLYFPEEVESLKSIIQKAKRNSISFRIIAGGVVKTSEGKIDLVNAFAEVQPDMIISGKPPIKYVVVDEKELLIMFPKINEEILDLDKVVALWIPSPAVASSMVDMFNMRWNAYVKMQTSDNK, encoded by the coding sequence ATGATGTTTGATGAGAAGATGCTGTCTTCCCTGAAAAAGCTGGGCTTAACAAATTACGGTGCAAAGACTTACATCGTTATAACAAATTTCGGGCCAGTTGACGCTTCAAATATTGCCAAAGAGGCAAATATACCGAGGACAAAGATTTATGATGTTTTAAATAAGTTAGAGGATCAAGGATGGATAAATGTAGAACACGGGAGACCTATGCTGTTTACTGCCCGAGACCCGCGAAACATAATCGATGAACGCAGATCAAATCTTTTTACAGAAATCGATGCACTACTGGGTGAAATGTCGATGATGTACGACCAGCAGATTAAAAAGGAAATACCAAAGGTATGGTTAATTCACGGTAAGGCTAATATTACAGCTAAATCACTGGACATTATATCAAAAGCCAAAAAAAGCGTCATGATGACTGGTGATTTGTATTTCCCTGAAGAGGTTGAGTCCCTAAAATCTATCATCCAAAAAGCCAAAAGAAATTCTATCAGCTTTCGAATCATTGCAGGAGGTGTTGTAAAAACCAGTGAAGGTAAGATTGACCTTGTAAACGCATTTGCTGAAGTCCAGCCAGACATGATAATTTCAGGAAAACCTCCTATAAAATACGTAGTAGTCGACGAAAAAGAACTTCTGATCATGTTTCCAAAAATAAATGAAGAAATTTTAGATCTTGACAAAGTAGTTGCTTTATGGATCCCTAGCCCTGCAGTAGCGTCTTCTATGGTCGATATGTTCAATATGCGGTGGAATGCATACGTTAAAATGCAAACAAGTGATAATAAATAA
- a CDS encoding VOC family protein — protein MKIKYTTMIVKDMDESIKFYRDIMGFEIDSQYDLGQAGAITLLKGEGETMIEIIKNPVDEPGLFSIGMDVEDINSTVKELKSKGAKITMEPTPITVGTLAFLEDPNGVRIALIQHQ, from the coding sequence ATGAAAATTAAATACACGACTATGATAGTTAAGGATATGGATGAGTCAATTAAATTCTATAGGGACATTATGGGCTTTGAAATAGACAGCCAGTACGATCTAGGGCAGGCTGGAGCAATTACTCTGCTTAAAGGAGAAGGAGAAACTATGATAGAAATCATTAAAAATCCTGTAGACGAACCTGGACTGTTTTCAATAGGTATGGATGTTGAAGATATAAACTCCACAGTGAAAGAACTCAAATCCAAAGGTGCCAAAATCACCATGGAACCCACACCAATAACAGTTGGGACCCTTGCATTCTTAGAAGATCCAAATGGAGTACGAATAGCGTTAATTCAGCATCAATAG
- a CDS encoding MFS transporter produces the protein METQISNGKKVDKTTVLLIATMASFLTPFMGTSLIIALPTIANELAVNAILLSWISTAYILTGAMFAVPFGKIADVYGMKKIFTYGIIILTVSTFLAAVSPSAEFLIVTRAVQGVSSAMIMVTGLAMITSVFPPQERGRAIGINLTVGYAGLVMGPVLGGFLTQYLGWRSIFYLIVPLGLLVSVLIFWKMKGNEWAECKGEKLDRWGTLLYIIMLALVLIGFSTITDTLGMIMVILGIMGFISFVMWELKVKNPVLEVKLFFKNKKFAFSNLATFISYISTFAVSFLLSLYLQFIKGFDPRTAGLILVIQTIFMVILSPVAGRLSDKFDPGKLASMGMGIITVGLLILALITAETSLYIIILALAIIGIGIGIFSAPNANVIMGSVEKKYMGLSSAILSTMRILGQTFGMGLILVIFAVYIGAVQFSPQNYPELLISIKITFTISVVLSLIAVFASLARNRK, from the coding sequence ATGGAAACACAAATATCTAATGGCAAAAAAGTAGATAAAACAACGGTTTTACTGATTGCTACCATGGCCTCATTTTTAACCCCATTTATGGGCACTTCTTTAATTATCGCACTCCCCACCATTGCAAACGAACTGGCAGTCAATGCTATTCTTTTAAGCTGGATTTCAACAGCATATATTTTAACAGGTGCCATGTTTGCAGTTCCTTTCGGTAAAATTGCAGATGTTTATGGGATGAAAAAGATTTTTACATATGGTATTATCATTTTAACAGTCTCAACATTTCTGGCGGCAGTATCTCCCTCAGCTGAATTTTTAATTGTAACCAGGGCTGTTCAGGGTGTCAGCAGTGCAATGATAATGGTAACAGGGCTTGCCATGATAACATCAGTATTTCCTCCACAAGAGAGGGGTAGAGCGATAGGTATAAACCTCACTGTGGGATATGCTGGACTGGTCATGGGGCCTGTCTTAGGGGGCTTTTTAACACAATATCTTGGTTGGAGAAGTATATTCTATTTAATAGTACCTCTAGGCTTGCTTGTAAGTGTACTTATATTCTGGAAAATGAAGGGAAATGAATGGGCAGAATGTAAAGGTGAAAAGCTGGACCGCTGGGGAACATTACTTTATATCATTATGCTTGCACTGGTTTTAATAGGATTTTCAACTATTACTGACACTCTTGGAATGATAATGGTTATTTTAGGAATTATGGGCTTTATAAGCTTCGTCATGTGGGAATTAAAGGTTAAAAATCCTGTTTTAGAGGTGAAACTGTTCTTTAAAAATAAGAAATTTGCATTCTCTAATCTGGCAACATTTATAAGTTATATAAGTACATTTGCAGTGAGTTTTCTTCTGAGTTTGTACTTACAGTTCATAAAAGGGTTTGATCCTAGAACAGCTGGACTGATTCTTGTAATTCAAACAATTTTTATGGTAATTCTATCTCCAGTTGCAGGGAGGCTTTCTGATAAATTTGACCCTGGAAAATTGGCTTCAATGGGAATGGGAATAATAACCGTGGGACTCTTAATCCTTGCACTGATAACAGCTGAAACCAGTTTATATATTATAATACTGGCTTTGGCGATTATAGGGATTGGAATTGGAATATTTTCAGCCCCCAATGCAAACGTTATCATGGGGTCTGTTGAAAAGAAATATATGGGCTTATCTTCTGCAATATTAAGTACAATGAGAATTTTAGGCCAAACCTTTGGTATGGGATTGATTTTAGTGATATTTGCAGTCTACATTGGCGCAGTCCAGTTTAGCCCTCAAAATTATCCTGAACTTTTAATAAGTATTAAGATAACCTTCACAATTTCTGTAGTGCTGAGTTTAATAGCAGTTTTTGCATCACTGGCCCGAAATAGAAAATAA
- a CDS encoding PadR family transcriptional regulator: MKEVGGLRMWILHVIGEFGPSNGVEIMANVQKHYDLQFQWYEGTHVHPHHASSTQSKRLLPGSVYPMLKKMVSEGLITKQDDGKYDLTENGKIIVTNLFEHFRSNELDRGVLSVENSLEAMNWHASYMEELDKEEITSYKESIELLIERLKKIKESLK; encoded by the coding sequence ATGAAAGAGGTTGGAGGATTAAGAATGTGGATACTCCATGTAATAGGTGAATTTGGACCGAGTAATGGTGTAGAAATTATGGCTAACGTCCAAAAACATTATGATTTACAATTTCAATGGTATGAAGGCACTCATGTACATCCGCATCATGCAAGCAGCACACAATCAAAAAGACTTTTGCCGGGTTCTGTATATCCTATGCTTAAAAAAATGGTATCTGAAGGTTTAATAACCAAGCAAGATGATGGGAAATATGATTTAACTGAGAATGGGAAAATCATAGTAACTAATTTATTTGAACATTTTAGGTCTAATGAATTGGATCGTGGAGTGCTTTCTGTAGAAAATTCATTAGAGGCAATGAACTGGCATGCATCTTATATGGAAGAGCTTGATAAAGAGGAAATTACTTCTTACAAAGAATCAATTGAATTACTCATTGAAAGACTTAAAAAAATAAAAGAATCGCTTAAATAA
- a CDS encoding MDR family MFS transporter, translating to MDAENDVLKHFKLIISGLIISLLIVSLDSTITTTAMPNIIASLGGLEYYVWPVTIYLATVIISAMLSGKLSDFYGSKKVLICALLVFILGSVLCGFSQNMTELILFRALQGLGAGIIVTVPKKIIAEMVPPRQRGKYMGLFGIAGGISTVVGPTLGGFITDSLGWQWIFFVNVPIGIIALSLIIPYLPEFGVTVKEKIMDYLGIITFTGALTSFLAALTCSQQNTVISQVLLDSLWIFAVIMFFGFIYAERKAKEPVLPLYLFKNSVFTISTVSVFLLGAITLAGTVYIPLFLQSVQGLSPSSSGAYLTPLMFTMIITAVLSGQVISKTGTYKKLAILSFAIGAAGMFLLSTLTPNTSGLEIIIYEIIIGISAGLAMPLFTVAAQNSVAKRDLGVVTASSMYIEQLGSVIGLAVLGTIANMTLNINLQNTVHVSSSLLVTAICNVFAVAVLMNIIGLVLCLFLKDICMSNEIDGEEIGYQDLAESKKEKEFDV from the coding sequence ATGGATGCAGAAAATGATGTTTTAAAACATTTTAAATTGATCATATCTGGACTTATAATTAGTCTCTTAATAGTTTCATTAGATAGTACCATCACCACTACAGCTATGCCTAATATTATTGCAAGTTTAGGTGGCCTGGAATACTATGTTTGGCCGGTTACGATTTATCTTGCAACTGTAATAATTTCTGCCATGCTTTCAGGCAAGCTTTCTGATTTCTATGGCAGTAAAAAAGTATTGATATGCGCATTACTGGTCTTTATATTAGGTTCCGTTCTTTGCGGGTTTTCACAAAATATGACTGAACTCATACTATTTAGGGCACTGCAAGGGTTAGGTGCGGGTATAATTGTGACCGTGCCGAAGAAAATTATTGCCGAAATGGTTCCGCCAAGACAAAGAGGAAAATATATGGGTTTATTTGGTATTGCAGGTGGTATTTCAACTGTAGTAGGCCCTACACTGGGAGGTTTTATAACAGATTCCCTCGGATGGCAGTGGATATTCTTTGTAAATGTTCCAATAGGAATCATAGCACTAAGTTTAATTATTCCATATCTCCCTGAATTTGGAGTAACTGTAAAAGAAAAAATAATGGATTACCTGGGCATTATAACATTTACAGGCGCTTTAACATCATTTTTAGCGGCTTTAACTTGTAGCCAGCAAAATACTGTCATTTCGCAGGTATTACTGGATTCATTATGGATATTTGCAGTAATCATGTTTTTTGGATTTATATATGCTGAAAGAAAAGCTAAAGAACCTGTACTGCCATTATATCTATTTAAAAACTCGGTATTTACTATTTCAACCGTTTCAGTATTTTTGTTAGGTGCTATAACATTAGCAGGTACGGTTTACATTCCACTTTTCTTACAATCAGTCCAGGGCTTAAGCCCTTCATCGTCGGGGGCATATCTAACTCCACTGATGTTTACCATGATCATAACTGCAGTTTTATCCGGCCAGGTAATTTCAAAAACAGGCACTTACAAAAAGCTCGCTATCCTATCTTTTGCCATAGGCGCTGCAGGTATGTTCTTACTTTCAACACTCACTCCAAACACATCCGGCCTGGAAATAATCATTTATGAAATTATCATAGGTATAAGTGCAGGTTTGGCAATGCCGTTGTTTACTGTTGCAGCTCAAAATTCAGTTGCAAAACGAGATTTAGGTGTTGTAACCGCATCATCAATGTATATCGAACAGCTTGGAAGCGTAATTGGTTTAGCTGTTCTAGGGACAATTGCAAACATGACTTTGAACATCAATTTGCAAAATACGGTACATGTTTCATCATCATTACTTGTCACAGCTATTTGCAATGTATTTGCAGTAGCAGTACTAATGAACATAATTGGACTAGTATTATGCCTATTCTTAAAAGATATATGCATGAGCAATGAAATAGATGGAGAAGAAATAGGCTACCAAGATTTAGCTGAGTCAAAAAAGGAGAAAGAGTTTGATGTTTAA
- a CDS encoding DUF2089 domain-containing protein, which yields MKREVPGNCPICGGETKVTEIHCRKCETTIKGEFDLCKFCRLTEQQKYFVEVFIKNRGNIKEIEKELGISYPTVRNKLDEVIFALGHKVEKPAVNQKEILEKLSRGEISKEEALKLLNE from the coding sequence ATGAAGCGTGAAGTACCTGGAAACTGTCCAATATGCGGCGGTGAAACTAAAGTTACAGAGATACACTGCAGGAAATGTGAAACAACCATCAAGGGTGAATTTGATCTATGCAAGTTCTGCAGATTAACTGAACAACAGAAATACTTCGTTGAAGTTTTTATTAAAAATAGGGGCAATATCAAGGAAATTGAAAAGGAATTGGGGATATCTTACCCTACTGTAAGGAATAAACTGGATGAAGTGATTTTTGCTTTGGGACACAAAGTTGAAAAACCAGCTGTTAATCAAAAAGAGATTTTAGAGAAGCTTAGCCGGGGAGAAATTAGCAAAGAAGAGGCTTTGAAGTTACTAAATGAATAA
- a CDS encoding SHOCT-like domain-containing protein, producing the protein MMSKNVSEERIKILEMVEEGTIDASEAMELLSALERNQEEIVPKKNAKWLKVRVKTMENESKVNVNIPLALVDVGLKLAKTYDPKLKESGLDKIDIEEIMEAVKNGAEGKIVEVEDEENQTRVKVYVE; encoded by the coding sequence ATGATGTCTAAAAACGTATCAGAAGAAAGGATAAAAATTTTGGAAATGGTTGAAGAAGGAACAATCGATGCATCTGAGGCAATGGAGCTGCTCAGCGCCCTGGAAAGAAATCAGGAAGAAATTGTGCCTAAAAAGAATGCTAAATGGTTAAAAGTTAGGGTAAAAACCATGGAAAATGAGTCAAAGGTAAATGTTAACATACCCTTGGCACTGGTTGATGTAGGATTAAAACTTGCAAAAACCTATGACCCTAAATTAAAGGAGTCTGGCCTCGATAAAATTGACATTGAAGAAATTATGGAAGCTGTTAAAAATGGGGCAGAAGGAAAAATTGTGGAAGTGGAAGATGAGGAAAATCAAACCAGAGTTAAGGTGTACGTGGAGTAG
- a CDS encoding DUF6440 family protein, which yields MFGKKKNKEEKEERFKVIYSQGKLTQIQILQDTETGVNYLIRNGDGGTAITVLLDKDGKPVITNVESYN from the coding sequence ATGTTTGGAAAAAAGAAAAATAAAGAAGAAAAAGAAGAAAGATTTAAGGTGATATATTCACAGGGAAAATTAACTCAAATCCAGATATTACAGGACACCGAAACTGGAGTCAATTATCTTATACGTAATGGAGACGGTGGTACAGCAATTACTGTACTCTTAGATAAAGATGGGAAACCAGTTATAACCAACGTAGAATCATATAACTAA
- a CDS encoding TetR/AcrR family transcriptional regulator has product MGRKDKIIDATMELITQIGFSNFSIGKVANALNVSKGVITYHFPTKDLLLKAVVTKYYEEAAAYMGQHMRIDKSACDTLNSYIESTLFFVNENKVRTVAIADIILNSRTKEGEMLFKEDKTIYQPLIEIFKYGQEIEKSYRDFSPEIMARSVRSVIDSMSLAIAREEITDIDDVIREVQKIFESSTLK; this is encoded by the coding sequence TTGGGTAGAAAAGATAAAATTATAGATGCCACAATGGAGTTGATTACTCAAATCGGGTTTTCAAATTTTTCTATTGGAAAAGTTGCAAATGCACTTAACGTAAGTAAAGGTGTTATTACTTATCATTTTCCCACAAAAGACCTTCTATTGAAGGCCGTGGTAACAAAATATTATGAAGAAGCCGCTGCTTATATGGGGCAGCATATGCGTATTGATAAAAGTGCCTGTGATACATTAAACAGTTATATTGAATCTACTTTATTTTTTGTAAATGAAAATAAGGTAAGAACTGTCGCAATAGCAGATATTATATTAAATAGCCGCACCAAAGAAGGAGAAATGCTCTTTAAAGAAGATAAAACAATCTATCAACCGTTAATAGAAATATTTAAGTATGGCCAGGAGATTGAAAAAAGTTACAGGGATTTTTCACCAGAAATTATGGCAAGAAGTGTTAGAAGTGTCATTGATTCTATGAGCTTAGCAATAGCCAGAGAAGAAATTACAGACATTGATGATGTAATTAGAGAGGTACAGAAAATTTTTGAGTCTTCTACATTAAAATAA
- a CDS encoding alpha/beta fold hydrolase, translated as MIEREGKYANVNGMKMYYEVSGRGDPLIVLHGAYMNIISMGEIIPELARAHKVYALELQGHDRTTDIERPITYPNLADDVAAFMGEVGLKKADVFGYSVGAEVGLQLAVRYPEKVRRLIAASAAYDLEGWQPEYKAAIPQMTVEMIVNMPFAEDYRKLAPNPDGFPALVEKMIALEKEPMAWGEDVKKLKTPVLIIAGDADVTTLEHTIAMFRLLGGGIMGDMGKPLSNSRLAVIPATSHTAVITQTDLLIAFIEPFLKGETPKGFFQ; from the coding sequence TTGATTGAAAGAGAAGGTAAATACGCCAATGTGAACGGAATGAAAATGTATTATGAAGTCTCCGGCAGGGGAGATCCACTGATCGTATTGCACGGCGCTTATATGAACATAATATCAATGGGAGAAATAATCCCCGAGCTCGCCAGGGCCCACAAGGTCTATGCACTCGAATTACAGGGCCATGACCGGACCACCGACATTGAACGCCCTATCACCTATCCTAACCTGGCAGACGATGTAGCTGCTTTTATGGGCGAAGTAGGTCTTAAGAAAGCTGATGTGTTCGGCTATTCCGTGGGTGCTGAGGTTGGACTGCAGCTCGCCGTCCGTTATCCTGAGAAGGTCAGAAGACTTATTGCAGCCTCAGCAGCCTACGACCTTGAAGGTTGGCAGCCGGAGTACAAGGCAGCTATCCCTCAAATGACCGTTGAGATGATTGTCAACATGCCATTTGCTGAAGACTATCGTAAGCTTGCCCCTAATCCCGATGGTTTTCCCGCACTTGTGGAGAAGATGATAGCTCTCGAGAAGGAGCCGATGGCGTGGGGAGAAGATGTTAAAAAATTGAAAACCCCTGTGCTGATCATTGCTGGTGATGCAGACGTGACAACCCTCGAACATACGATAGCAATGTTTCGGCTGCTTGGTGGTGGCATTATGGGCGATATGGGCAAGCCGTTGTCAAATTCACGTCTTGCTGTTATACCGGCGACATCGCATACGGCTGTTATTACTCAGACCGACCTTTTAATTGCTTTCATTGAACCTTTCCTGAAAGGAGAAACACCAAAGGGATTCTTCCAATAG